The nucleotide sequence GTTCCGGCACGGCAATGCGGCCGACGAGGTGAAGAAGCTGCTCGCGTCGGTCGCGCTGTTTCCCGAGCGCGCGCATCTCGTCGGCGCTTATTCGCTCGGAAAAGCCCAGCGCGTGATCGCGCTGCTCCGGCGAGCCGGCTACGACGCGCCGATCTATCTGCATGGCGCGATGGAAACGATCACGCATTACTACCAGAGCCGCGGGATCGATCTCGGCGAGCTGCGACCCGTGAAGGGCATGAAGAAAGCGGCTCTCGCCGGCACCATCACGCTGGCGCCGCCCTCGGCCACATCCGATATCTGGACGCGACGCTTTCCCGATCCCGTGACCGCGTTCGCCTCGGGCTGGATGCGGGTGCGTGCGCGAGCGCGGCAACGCGGCGTCGAACTGCCGCTGGTGATCTCCGATCATGCCGATTGGGACGGCCTCACCGCCACGATTGCCGCGACCGGCGCCGGTGAGATCTGGGTCACACACGGCCAGGAGGACGCGCTGGTGCACTGGTGCAGGAGCAGAGGCCTGCAGGCGCGACCGCTCAATCTCGTCGGCTATGGCGATGAGGAAGAGACCGAGACGCCGCTCGCTGACGAGGCCGAGGCATGAACCGCTTCGCCGAACTCCTCGATCGCCTCGCCTACGAGCCCGGCCGCAACAACAAGCTGCGGCTGATCACCAGCTATTTCCGCGAGGTCGGCGATCCCGACCGCGGCTATGCGCTGGCCGCGCTGACCGGCGCGCTCAGCTTCAAGCACGCCAAGCCCGCGTTGATCCGCGACTTGATCGCGGCGCGCACCGACGAGGTGCTGTTCGGGCTGTCCTATGACTATGTCGGCGACCTCTCGGAGACGGTGGCGCTGATGTGGCCGAGGGGAATCGTCAACGACAATCAGTCTTTCCTGGGCCACCCCCCTCCCCAGCCCTCCCCCACAAGGGGGGAGGGAGCGCAGCAGCGAATATGGCGAGCGACCAACGAGGTAACTGACAGAGACCCCGAAAGTGATGGACGCACGGCTCTCAACGTTCCCTCCCCCCTTGCGGGGGAGGAGACGAGCTTCGCTCGCTCCGGGGGGCAGGGAGGGAGGTACCCCGGGCGAGATGCTGACGCATCGCTCCGCCCGCGCAATCATAACAACCCACCACCTCCTACCCTCACCGACGTCGTCACAACGCTCCGCACGCTCGGCAAGACCGACATGCCGGCACAGCTTGCGCGCTGGCTCGACGAGCTCGACGAGACCGGCCGCTGGGCGCTGTTGAAGCTCGTTACCGGCGCGCTGCGCATCGGCATTTCGGCGCGCTTGGCGAAAACCGCGGCCGCCGCGCTCGGCGACAAGGATCCACATGAAGTCGAGTTGATCTGGCCGGGCCTATCTCCGCCCTATCTCGACCTGTTCGCCTGGCTGGAGGGGCGCGCGGAAAAACCCGTCAACCGCGATCCGGCGCCGTTCCGCCCCGTGATGCTGGCGCATGCGATCGAGGAGACCGATTTTGCCACGCTCGATCCAGCAGACTACATCGCCGAGTGGAAATGGGACGGCATCCGCGTGCAGGCGGTCGCGGGCCGCGACGACCGCGGCCATATCACGGCGCGGCTCTATTCGCGCACCGGCGAGGACATCACGGGAAGCTTTCCCGATCTCGTGCCGTCGCTGCGCCTGCCCGGTGCGATTGACGGCGAGCTTCTGATCCTGCGCGACGGGCGCGTACAAAGCTTCAACGTTCTGCAACAGCGCCTCAACCGCAAGGTCGTCTCACCAAAGCTGATCAAGGAGTTTCCGATTCACTTGCGCGCCTACGACCTGCTCGGCGACGACGAGAACGATTTGCGCCAATTGCCCTTTGCCGAGCGGCGCGAGCGGCTGGAGACATTCATCAAAAAACTCGACGATGCCCGCATCGACCTGTCGCCGACGGTCCCCTTCGCAAGCTGGGAGGCGCTGACCGCGGCACGCGCCGATCCGGCCAACGCCGGCGCGGGCGAGGATGCGGACGCCGTCGAAGGCGTGATGCTGAAGCGGCGCGACGCACCCTACTTGCCTGGGCGGCCAAGGGGACAATGGTGGAAGTGGAAGCGCGATCCACACATCATCGACGCCGTGCTGATGTATGCGCAGCGCGGCCACGGCAAGCGCTCCTCCTACTATTCCGACTACACCTTCGGCGTCTGGACCTCGGGCGAGAATGGCGACGAGCTGGTGCCGGTCGGCAAGGCCTATTTCGGCTTCACGGACGAGGAGCTGCTGCAGATCGACCGTTTCGTCCGCCGCAACACCACGGAAAAATTCGGCCCCGTCCGTCACGTCGTGCACGAGCCCGAGAAAGGGTTGGTGCTGGAGGTCGCCTTCGAGGGCCTGCAGCGCTCACCGCGGCACAAATCCGGTGTCGCCATGCGCTTTCCCCGCATCAGCCGCCTGCGCTGGGACAAGCCGCCACGCGAGGCGGACCGGCTGGAGACGCTGGAGAAGATGCTGAAAGCGGACGAATCCCTACCAACAATTAACGCGGCGACCGGAACCGGCGGCCATTGACGGCGGGAGGCGGGTTCCCCATGTGCCCTGCCGTGACCTATAATGCAGGCGAATCCGGCGAGGAGTTTTTGCGATGGCCAACGACGTCAGAGATTTGCCGGCAAGCCATGACGGCCTGAACCGCTTCCTCGGCGGCTCGCCACTGGCGGTCGCATTCCGCCTCATCATGCTCTCGATCCTAGTCGGCGTCGTGCTCGCCGCGATCGGCTTCGATCCCTGGAATATCATCTACAGCATCCGGCTGCTGTTCCGGCGGCTGTGGGATCTTGGCTTCGACGCCGTCAACTGGCTGTGGCGCTACTTCCTGCTCGGCGCGGTCATCGTGATCCCGATCTGGCTGCTGTCGCGCGTCTTCGGCGCGCCACGCGGCCGGTAAGACGCAAGGAAAGAGCACAGCCGATGCAATTGCGCTTTGTCGGCTGCGGCGATGCCTTTGGTTCGGGCGGCAGGCTGAACACCTGCTTCCATGTTACCGGGCAACAAGCCAATTTTCTGATCGATTGCGGCGCGTCGGCGTTGCCGGCGCTGAAGCGGCTCGAGATCGATCGCAACGAGATCGATCTCATTCTGATCACGCATTTCCACGGCGATCACTTTGCCGGCCTGCCGTTCTTCGTACTCGATGCGCAGTTCTCGCGGCGGACGCGGCCGCTCATCATCGCCGGCCCGCAAGGGATCACGACGCGGCTTGCGCAGATGATGGAGGCGCTGTTCGAGCACTCCTCAAAAACCAAGCAACGCTTCGAGCTCTCCGTCATCGAGCTACAGCCCGAGCAGAGCCGCAGCTTCGGCGCTGTGACGGTGACGCCCTACCCTGTCGTGCACGGCGAATCCGGCGGGCCGTTCCTCGCCTATCGCG is from Bradyrhizobium sp. ISRA430 and encodes:
- a CDS encoding ligase-associated DNA damage response exonuclease translates to MRPQDILLPVAAGLCCKPGGFHIDPVCSVERAVITHGHSDHARAGHGAVLATQETLDMMRLRYGENFAGSTQAIRYGEEIRLGDVRVKFHPAGHVLGSAQIAVSCKDTCIVASGDYKDAPDPTCTPFELVPCDVFITEATFGLPVFRHGNAADEVKKLLASVALFPERAHLVGAYSLGKAQRVIALLRRAGYDAPIYLHGAMETITHYYQSRGIDLGELRPVKGMKKAALAGTITLAPPSATSDIWTRRFPDPVTAFASGWMRVRARARQRGVELPLVISDHADWDGLTATIAATGAGEIWVTHGQEDALVHWCRSRGLQARPLNLVGYGDEEETETPLADEAEA
- a CDS encoding ATP-dependent DNA ligase — its product is MNRFAELLDRLAYEPGRNNKLRLITSYFREVGDPDRGYALAALTGALSFKHAKPALIRDLIAARTDEVLFGLSYDYVGDLSETVALMWPRGIVNDNQSFLGHPPPQPSPTRGEGAQQRIWRATNEVTDRDPESDGRTALNVPSPLAGEETSFARSGGQGGRYPGRDADASLRPRNHNNPPPPTLTDVVTTLRTLGKTDMPAQLARWLDELDETGRWALLKLVTGALRIGISARLAKTAAAALGDKDPHEVELIWPGLSPPYLDLFAWLEGRAEKPVNRDPAPFRPVMLAHAIEETDFATLDPADYIAEWKWDGIRVQAVAGRDDRGHITARLYSRTGEDITGSFPDLVPSLRLPGAIDGELLILRDGRVQSFNVLQQRLNRKVVSPKLIKEFPIHLRAYDLLGDDENDLRQLPFAERRERLETFIKKLDDARIDLSPTVPFASWEALTAARADPANAGAGEDADAVEGVMLKRRDAPYLPGRPRGQWWKWKRDPHIIDAVLMYAQRGHGKRSSYYSDYTFGVWTSGENGDELVPVGKAYFGFTDEELLQIDRFVRRNTTEKFGPVRHVVHEPEKGLVLEVAFEGLQRSPRHKSGVAMRFPRISRLRWDKPPREADRLETLEKMLKADESLPTINAATGTGGH
- a CDS encoding DUF6460 domain-containing protein, yielding MANDVRDLPASHDGLNRFLGGSPLAVAFRLIMLSILVGVVLAAIGFDPWNIIYSIRLLFRRLWDLGFDAVNWLWRYFLLGAVIVIPIWLLSRVFGAPRGR
- a CDS encoding MBL fold metallo-hydrolase; the protein is MQLRFVGCGDAFGSGGRLNTCFHVTGQQANFLIDCGASALPALKRLEIDRNEIDLILITHFHGDHFAGLPFFVLDAQFSRRTRPLIIAGPQGITTRLAQMMEALFEHSSKTKQRFELSVIELQPEQSRSFGAVTVTPYPVVHGESGGPFLAYRVEAEGRTLAYSADTEWTETLIPLAHGADLFITEAYMYEKVVKNHLSLKTLEQHLPAIGAKRLVLTHMSDDMLSHLDDVAHLAAEDGMVLAV